The region gcttatctcatgtgtgagttctctgatgtgtaataagatgtgatttagttgtaaaacatttcccacatgctggacatgaaaatggcttatctcctgtgtgagttctctgatgtgtaacaagagttgatttatttccaaaacatttcccacattctaaacatgaaaatggcttttcccctgtgtgaattctctgatgtgtatcaAGATTTGATTTaattctaaaacatttcccacattctggacatgaaaaaggcttctcccctgtgtgaattctctgatgtgtaataagatttgatctatctgtaaaacatttcccacattgtgaacatgaatatggcttcacatctgtgtgaattctctggtggaaACGAAGACCTGATTTCCGAGTAAaatctttcccacattctgaacatgaatatggcttttcccctgtgtgatttctctgatgtgtaacaagagttactttacgtgtaaaacatttcccacattttaaacatgaaaatggcttctcccctgtgtgagttctctgatgtgtaacaagatgtgatttagttgtaaaacatttcccacattctggacatgaaaatggcttatgtcctgtgtgagttatctgatgtGTAATAACATGTGATTtagttgcaaaacatttcccacattctggacatgaaaatagcTTATGTcctgtgtgagttatctgatgtgtaacaagagttgatttatttccaaaacatttcccacattctaaacatgaaaattgcttttcccctgtgtgaattctctgatgtgtatcaAGATTTGATTTAATTTTAAAACATTTccaacattctggacatgaaaaaggcttctcccctgtgtgaattctctgatgtgtaataagatttgatctatgtgtaaaacatttctcacattgtgaacatgaatatggcttcacatctgtgtgaattctctggtggaaACGAAGACCTGATTTCCGAGTAAaatctttcccacactctgaacatgaatatggcttttcccctgtgtgagttctctgatgtgtaacaaaagttaatttatgtgtaaaacatttcccacattttaaacataaaaatggcttctcccctgtgtgagttctctgatgtcttacaagatgtgatttagttgtaaaacatttcccacattctggacatgaaaatggcttatctcctgtgtgaattctctgatgtgtaataagatatgatttttctccaaaacatttcccacattctgaacatggatatggcttttcccctgtgtgagttctctgatgtgtaacaagatttgatttagttgtaaaacatttcccacattctggacatgaaaattgcTTATGTCCTATGTGAGTtaactgatgtgtaacaagatttgatttttttccaaaacatttcccacattctggacatggatatggcttctcccctgtgtgaggtcTCTTCTGTACAACAAGGTTTGATTGACAATTAAAACACTTCccacactttgaacatgaaaatgtcttcgTTCCTCTTCTGTGACTTTTATTTTCCTTAATagcctgtgatgaatcagaagataggaccTGTTTAATAGGATCAGATGGTAGATCTTTGCTCTGAAGCGTTGAGGATACAGCTGGAATAACGCAATGTTCTTCATATGTGTCTTGTGGCACACCAAGATGATATGATAGAATGTCTGAAGAAGTCAGAAGCCCCTCTGATCTCCTAATACAGTCACCTGTCAAGAATAACACTGTTAATACCTTTTCAATAATGTATAGTTTATTTTTTAACTATATCCAAAGTCCATTAAAATTGCAAGTCATGCTGCAAAATTTCATTATTCACTAAGGTAATGGTGACAAAACAGTTCACATTCTAACTGAAGACTACGGAGCAAGGACCACTAGAGAATGATATCAGGCCACCAGGATCGGCTCTAGCAGTTTCCCAATTCAGTGTTGAATTCAGCATCTCCCTAGGTTCATGTCTCAGAGCGTCGGTCACAACTATTTTGTAGTAAGATTCTTAGTGGAGAATCGTAAATGAGCCTGTCAGTCAGTCCTATTAGAGGGGTCTGTCCAACACAATCCCTGACAGCCACATGCATTTTACTGAAGAATGGAGGAGCACTGCAATTATGTACGAAGAAGCTCTGACTTTGAAGAAAGTGTAAAACTGGAAAGTAAATTTGTAAAGTGGTTTTATCATGTGGTTAAAAATGTGGAAGAATGTGATAAATGAATATACACAGCTATACAACTCATTCCCTTATCTCacccctgctgtactacagaacaccagttacTGTCTGTCTCTAGTCTCCAACATCATATCTGCTCTCTTTCTGAAACTtaacctctccaaaactgaacttcttctactccctttgtctactaacctccctaaccctgacatctccctctctgtgtgcagcACCATGATAACGCCTAGGCAGCAGGTTCGCTATCTGTGTGTTATGTTTGACACCGATGTTCCCTTCACCTCCTATACACAATCTCTCGGTCAGTCTTGTCGCTTATGTCATGAACTTTCCACTGTTGCAGATTTTGGTGACAAGTTCTGAGTCCGAGTCTCACTTTTTCTTGTGGGATTCAGTTTATTAAATGgactccctttcctttggggaggaaagggttaatgtcagctcctgactcctggccaGGTGTTTCCAGTTGGGACCAAGCCCAGGCCCTATAAATACCCtcaacttccaccagagggtgcaggttattttcatcatttggaagcttggccaggaggtggaaggagctgttatttTCCTCTCTCTGAGACTTGTgttgtgggctgcagcattggtgctttcTGCAGCAGTTCTAGGTGTGCTGGTTAAATGCTATGGATGTTCCCCAGTAGTGTGTTTCCTTCCCCcccttttctgtttatttcccctcATGCACtgttagtggctcctttgtgtgtggttcccATGTGAACGAGTAGTTGTTGCCCCTGTTTATCATATTTGTTAGTGGGGTGTTTATTTTGGTTCTTGTCCCTTCCCCCGGGTGATGGATTGTGGAGGAGGTCTTAACACCAGGGACAAGGGCAGGAGATATGACCTAGGTTAgaggcctggacctccctaccaacaAGGGTACCTCCAGATGTTAAGGCTGAGCCCCTACGCTCACCCTAGGGCCAGTATAGGCTTCTCTGTGTTCTCCTATCAACCCGTGACAACTTGCACCTGAAAAACATCTCTAGGATCCCCGCTTTCTCACTATAGAAACAActaaaaaaccctcactgtggccctgacccACTCCCGCCTTGATtgctgtaattctctattaattggcctccccctcACTAGACTTTCCCTTCTCCAATgaatccttaatgctgcagccagagtAATCGTTATGACTAGCTAATCACTGCTCAGACTCttttgctctgtgccagtcattgctgtAACGCTTGTGGCCAATATAGAGGCAGCAAATGGGAGTAGTGAAAACACTGGATCAcagggggacctgggcttaccctttagagggaggggcttaactacttatgattgtttgtatatgaacctttgAATTGTAAATGTGAATATGTTAGCGTTATAGAAATgaagattattattataatataagcaTTACTCTCCTGTTAAATCCATTGCCATTTCAGGGCAACTACTTTAGTGCTCTTCTTCGATCTTGGCCTGACAATCAGGTGCAGAAAAATGCTGTTATACTCCGTACAAGAGATCTAGGCAACCATTTTAAGTAACCAAATAGTAGAACACGTGCAGGAAAACTGTCGCGGGGGGGGGTGTAGATAGCCGCCTCTGTATctggcctgtatacagcaacatttTTCCACACCGATTCTAATAAACCCTTATCATTTAAAGGGGGTGTCCGGCACCACTCTGCATCTAGAGGTTTTGTACATGTGTCTTATTTTAGaatatattaaatatagggacccccatacagcagtatgaaaaATCATACTGGGCAAAATCTAGCCCAGGTTGGTCAAtaagaccattgcacagactcaaactGACATATATATAAGCCGGAGAACGAGAGTCAGAAGGTGCCAAAAAGTGAATATAGTTTTATTGTTACAATCATAaatgtgcaaccagcaaaaaagGAGATAAAAGCACAGAGGGGTGTGAAAAAACATAAGCAGGACCGCCAAAATGAATGGTATTAAGGGATGACCAGTTACATGAATAGAACATACAGGGGAAATATCAGAGCGAATAATGAAGGGacaatacatataaagtgcatgtgcataaatACATATGAATAGCCCGCTCAGACACCCCCAATGCATAAATAGAGTCTGGTCCAATCATTTAAATGAGGCAGCATATACAaagtaaagtggccagtgcatgatcCTGAATATGCAAAaagaggctcccccataccccaccaatgTACGTTTCGCCTATTTGAGCCCTGTGCTCaagttcggcttcctcagggagggagaaggcagcgccgccttctccctccctgaggaagccgaacttTAGCACGGGGCTCAAATagacgaaacgtacgttggtggggtatgggggagcctcttTCTTGAATATTCAGgatcatgcactggccactttacttTGTATATGCTGCCTCATTTAAATGATTGGACCAGACTATTTATGCATTGGGGGTGTCTGAGCGGGCTATTCATATATatttatgcacatgcactttatatgtattgtCCCTTTATTATTCGCTCTGATATTTCCCCTGTATGTTCTATTCATGTAACTGGTCATCCCTTAATACCATTCATTTTGGCGGTCCTGCTTATGTTTTTTCACATCCCTCTGTGCTTTTATCTCcttttttgctggttgcacattTATGATTGTaacaataaaattatatttactttTTGGCACCTTCTGACTCTCGTCCTCCTGCTTATATATTATTTTAGAATATACCTGCACATAAGTATAATGTACTACCTGCACTAATATACAAGAAATGAACGATTCACCAGTATAAATAATATGGAACATGTGAACATTCCACTATAAACTGCACATTCCCCATGTCTAGGATGTACGGGAACCTCTTACACCTTATTTTTAGGATAAGTTATTTTCAATTCTTTTTAGTCCCACATCATAGCAGCCGATGActaagaagaatctgtgacttctctgcatttagtggtcactactcacctgggcggttatctgtaggaatctcctctttactccgctcatcacccctcacatatgtctctgtagtattaatatggggcagatcttccccctgaaacaaatattgtaaaagtcacagacagatggagaagtcctatctatgatcagctctaatcctgccatctccaccgctctcattacacaagtataacacatataatactggaggataaaacaagactgagcacaagaccttcacagccgattacacatcatagggagatttcatggcaccttctctccatctacctgatgatcctgagaaacatcggggtcttcttgtttacagtcctgcgggagaagaggatggggacatctctctggtgttgtcctcttactggatagagctggaggagacacatacagggactgaattcagtccttacatacagataattataagccgtgtgtatttagtcctgtctattacctggtgatgtgaggggctggggaacctccatcatgacgcccttgtacagatctttgtgtccttctaaatactcccactcctccatggagaaatagacggtgacgtcctgacaccttataggaacctgacacatacaatgataccgtcacccccccgATCCctccatagcgttactgtataatgtcccagcattcccagcagtgtcacctctccagtcagcagctcaatcatcttgtaggtgagttctaggatcttctggtcattgatgtcctcatgtatcggggggtgaggtggaggccccgtgattgggctcaggggtcttccccatccctcagacacaggggcctgacagtgctcactagaggtcttcttcactactgtgtaatcctggttatggagagacacagtaataaatctcactccagacatttccagagtcctcacctctccagttctgtccatctgttattcccatagataagaatgatgtaatgtgacgtcatcagaatctctcacctctccagtaagccggaagaggatctctagggtgaggtgtaatatcctctccgccatcttatccctctccttttccatccttgatgggtcaatcaggagaattctcttatatagaagatctccactgagaggatccgatatggtagggacctgaatggggagaagatgacgatgtaacatcatagaaaatccgctgtaataatacaattactggagagaataaggggaaacatataatgagaacattctgggggaacattatactgtgtggggcgcagaaaggggccgaggacctagggtagaaaggggccgagaaccgagggcagaaaggggccgaggaacgatggcagaaaggggccaaggaccgatggcagaaaggggccaaggaccgatggcagaaagggaccgagggcagaaaggggccgaggaccgagggcagaaaggggccgaggaccgagggcagaaaggggccgaggacctagggcagaaagggaccgaggacctagggcagaaaggggccgaggaccgagggcagaaaggggccgaggacctaggGCAGATGGATTTCCTCACTTCCTGCCTCTCATAGATGGGTCATCTGTATCTATCAGAGAAGATGacaatgtaacatcataaagaatccgctgtaataatacaattattggagagaataaggggaaacatatgatAAGACAGAACGTGTAGATTGTGTGTGGAGTGAAATATAAGGTTAATATCCAGTGAGGATGGATCCTCGGTGATTgaggtcacagtgatgtcacagtcacATGAGTTACAGCAAATTGAGGGCCACGGTGATGTCACGTGTCATacatagtgacatcaccgctgtgacCAGTAACATagctgcagtgatgtcatcagagacTAAAGGAAACACAGGAGTATCATCCCGAAAACAACAGAATCGCACTTATATAATCTGCCTGCTGCGCCTCCTGTGCTCTCTTCACAACAAGTTTTTCGAAGAAATATTCATAAAGCAGTGGTGGAGGAATAAGTCTGTATCTTTCAAGAAAACTGATATTTACTGACTCGGCTccttcctcacctgacctaaatcctacAGAGAACTTGTGGGCTCCTTTTCTAAGGAAGATTTCTGCTGAAGGAAAATAGTCCCATCTCTGAACAGTTTATGGGAAGTTATGGTTGGTGCGGCccaacagattaagaaactgaaaagggtactttacacgctgcgacatcgctagcgattgctagcgatgtcgtgcgcgatagcacccacacccgtcgttggtgcgacatttggtgctcgctgccgtagagaacattatcgctacggcagcgtcacacgcacataccttgtcagcgacgttgctgtgaccgccgaacaatccctctctcaagggggaggtgcgttcggcgtcatagcgacgtcactgcggtgtcactaagcggccggccaatagaagcggaggggcggagataagcgggacgtaacatcccgccacctccttccttctgcattgccagtggacgcaggtaaggagatgttccttgttcctgcggtgtcacacatagcattgtgtgatgccgcaggaacgacgaacatcgtcgtacctgtggcagcagcgataataaggaaaggagcgacatgtcaacgatcacagtttttgaacgattttgagatcgttgatcgtcgctccttgttgtcacacgctgcgatgtcgctaccagagccggatgtgtgtcactaacgtcgtgaccccgacgatatatcggtagcgatgtcgcagcgtgtaaagcaccctaaagaccCGATGGATTGACGGTTTAGAACTGAAGAGTGGTTATATTACTATAAAATTTTTGCACATTTTGTTAGTTGTCACTGTGCTGCTCACTGGTCTCTACAGATATTTCAGCGGAGCAGTCATATCAATGTGGCTGCAGCGCTTAAGTCGCAGTAAATAGACAGTTCAGGAGTCAGCTTCATACATAATAGGATATACAGATCAGCGGATTGTATCTCATATGATAGGATAAGATTTATGGACTGTATCTTACATAACAGTAAATACACAGCACAgcaatcacacatgataggattagatacatggctctggcaACTGTATCTCACAATAGAGGATTAGATAGATGTCTCAGCGGAATGTATAACATGTGATTCGATACACGGACTGTAAGTAGATGCTGACTTTCCTGTTACTTTCTTTTTACTGCACTCTGCAAACTGAGCTCTTCTATGTCagtgtaaagcctcattcagatgtctgtgctGCATGGGTTTCTGAATGAGGCTTTAGACTAacagagcaaaactgagttttcagAGCATTGAAAAGACAGCCATATTTATCAACAAAGGTCACAATATTACCATTCATGGTGGGAATTGTTGCCagtattataaatgtacacagaTAAGGCCTGTATAGGGTGTCATTCACtcaaataaagcgggctttacacgctacgacatcgctaatgcggagtcgttggggtcacggaattcgtgacgcacatccggccgcattagcgatgccgttgcgtgtgacatcgataagcgattttgcatcgttgcaaaaacgtgcaaaatcgctaatcggcgacacgggggtccattctcaa is a window of Anomaloglossus baeobatrachus isolate aAnoBae1 unplaced genomic scaffold, aAnoBae1.hap1 Scaffold_302, whole genome shotgun sequence DNA encoding:
- the LOC142268467 gene encoding uncharacterized protein LOC142268467 gives rise to the protein MEKERDKMAERILHLTLEILFRLTGEDYTVVKKTSSEHCQAPVSEGWGRPLSPITGPPPHPPIHEDINDQKILELTYKMIELLTGEVPIRCQDVTVYFSMEEWEYLEGHKDLYKGVMMEVPQPLTSPALSSKRTTPERCPHPLLPQDCKQEDPDVSQDHQGEDLPHINTTETYVRGDERSKEEIPTDNRPGDCIRRSEGLLTSSDILSYHLGVPQDTYEEHCVIPAVSSTLQSKDLPSDPIKQVLSSDSSQAIKENKSHRRGTKTFSCSKCGKCFNCQSNLVVQKRPHTGEKPYPCPECGKCFGKKSNLVTHQLTHIGHKQFSCPECGKCFTTKSNLVTHQRTHTGEKPYPCSECGKCFGEKSYLITHQRIHTGDKPFSCPECGKCFTTKSHLVRHQRTHTGEKPFLCLKCGKCFTHKLTFVTHQRTHTGEKPYSCSECGKDFTRKSGLRFHQRIHTDVKPYSCSQCEKCFTHRSNLITHQRIHTGEKPFSCPECWKCFKIKSNLDTHQRIHTGEKQFSCLECGKCFGNKSTLVTHQITHTGHKLFSCPECGKCFATKSHVITHQITHTGHKPFSCPECGKCFTTKSHLVTHQRTHTGEKPFSCLKCGKCFTRKVTLVTHQRNHTGEKPYSCSECGKDFTRKSGLRFHQRIHTDVKPYSCSQCGKCFTDRSNLITHQRIHTGEKPFSCPECGKCFRIKSNLDTHQRIHTGEKPFSCLECGKCFGNKSTLVTHQRTHTGDKPFSCPACGKCFTTKSHLITHQRTHT